Below is a genomic region from Pontibacillus yanchengensis.
ACTTACATGTTAATGATGGTTACTTTGTCACGAACGACTGAAAGAAGGCTTTCTTGTATTCCTTGAACACCCAGGCCAGATGCTTTTACACCTAGGAATGGGAAGTGATCTGGACCACGTTCGGTTTTCGCATTTAATTGGACAGAACCTACTTCAAGTCTATTAGCGATAGAGATAGCTCTCTCTGTATCTTTAGAGAAGACACTAGCCTGTAAGCCATATTCAGATTCGTTGGCTAGGCGAATAGCTTCTTCTTGGTCAGATACTCGAATGATAGGAAGAACTGGACCAAATGGCTCTTCCCAAGCTACGTTCATATCAGATGTTACACGATCTAGAAGAGTTGGATATAACAAGTTATCTTCACGCTTGTCACCTGTTACTACCGTTGCGCCTTTTTCTTTTGCATCATCAATAAGATTTTGTACAGCATCAGCACTCTTCTGGTTGATTAGCGGAGTAATGGTTGCATTATCTTCTGGCATACCTACAGACAATTCGTCTACTTGAGTTTGAATTTTGCTAGCAAGTTCATCTGCGATTTCATCTTTAACAAGGACGCGTTTTATTGCAGTACAACGTTGTCCAGAGTAACTGTATGCTCCTTGTACAATCTCTTTTGCTGCTTTATCAAGGTCAGCATCTTCTAACACGATGGCTGGGTCTTTACCACCAAGCTCTAGAACTACTGGGATCATGGAAGATAATTCTGAAATATGACGACCTGTTCCAGTTCCACCAGTGAATGTAATCATATCAACACTTGGATGCTGTACAAGGAAATCTCCAATAACAGAACCTCGACCTGTAGCAATCGTCAAAAGTTCTTTTGGAAGTCCTGCATCGATAAGTGCCTCAACCATTTTAATACCACTAATGGCACCTTGTGTAGCAGGTTTAAAAATGACGCTATTTCCTTGCATTAATGCAGGTGCAATTTTGGATGCAGAAAGGTTTACTGGGTAATTGAATGGTCCAATAGCTAAAATCGTACCTAATGGAGCTTTCTCTACCATGCCAATTTTTTGTGGAGATCCACCTTTAAAGCCGTCACCACGTTTGACATCTCCATCTAAACGAAACGCTTCTTCTACTGTGTACCGGATGTAATCTGCAGTACGAGTTACTTCGGAAACCGCTGAACTTTTTTTCTTCGCTACTTCATTCATAATCGCATGTCCAATATCTTCTTTACGCTCCTCAAGAATATCTGCCCATTTCTTGAGAATGTCTCCTCGGTCTTGGATAGATTTAGATTCCCATGCCACT
It encodes:
- a CDS encoding NADP-dependent glyceraldehyde-3-phosphate dehydrogenase is translated as MTSNQTVKTLIQGEWNISSSHKTVDIYSPHKNELIGQVPSLSQEELDASIQSTVEAQVAWESKSIQDRGDILKKWADILEERKEDIGHAIMNEVAKKKSSAVSEVTRTADYIRYTVEEAFRLDGDVKRGDGFKGGSPQKIGMVEKAPLGTILAIGPFNYPVNLSASKIAPALMQGNSVIFKPATQGAISGIKMVEALIDAGLPKELLTIATGRGSVIGDFLVQHPSVDMITFTGGTGTGRHISELSSMIPVVLELGGKDPAIVLEDADLDKAAKEIVQGAYSYSGQRCTAIKRVLVKDEIADELASKIQTQVDELSVGMPEDNATITPLINQKSADAVQNLIDDAKEKGATVVTGDKREDNLLYPTLLDRVTSDMNVAWEEPFGPVLPIIRVSDQEEAIRLANESEYGLQASVFSKDTERAISIANRLEVGSVQLNAKTERGPDHFPFLGVKASGLGVQGIQESLLSVVRDKVTIINM